From the Kitasatospora atroaurantiaca genome, the window TCGCCGAGGGCATCGACTGGGCGCACCTGGACATCGCCGGCCCGGCCTTCCACGAGGGTGCGCCGTTCGGCTACACCCCCAAGGGCGGCACCGGCAGCGCGATCCGCACGCTGGTCCGCTTCGCCGAGGAGACCGCCGCGGGCGGCAAGGCCTGACGGCTCCGCTGATCCACGGGAGGCCCGGCGCCACAAGGCGCCGGGCCTCTCTGCATTCGAGTTACCTGTCGGTAATACAGTTCGCCACATTTCGAGACCGTGTTCGCCCCGGGCGAAACTTTGTTCCGCAGGGTGGAACAGCCCTGGTCCACGATCGGCTCAGCCACTCCTCCCACGGCCACTCGTACCGCTGTGAGCTGGGGCGATACCCTCATCCATGGGGCATTCCGCCCCCGGCGAGCTGACACTGTGACCCTGCCGAGGCAGCCCCGGACATCAGCCGCCGCGAACAAGTGCGAAGATGTATTTCCGGCATGACTGGGCGCCTTACAAGGCTTACCCGACCCACCGGACCGCGACCGGCCCGGCGATCCGCACCCCTTTGCATGGAGGACGTGACGTGGCGAACGACGCCAGCACCGTTTTCGACGTAGTCATTCTCGGAGGCGGAAGCGGCGGTTACGCCGCGGCGCTCCGCGCCGCTCAGCTGGGTCTGAGCGTGGCCCTGATCGAGAAGGGCGAGCTGGGCGGTACCTGCCTGCACCGTGGTTGCATTCCGACCAAGGCCCTGCTGCACGCCGCCGAGGTTGCCGACGAGACCCGCGAGGCCGCCGAGTTCGGCGTCCTCGCGACCTTCCAGGGCATCGACATCAAGGGCGTCCACAAGTACAAGGACGACGTCGTCTCGGGCCTGTACAAGGGCCTGCAGGGCCTGGTGGCCTCCCGCAAGGTCCACTACGTCACCGGCGAGGGCAAGCTCTCCTCGCAGACCTCGGTGGACGTCAACGGCCAGCGCATCGAGGGCCGCCACATCGTCCTCGCCACCGGCTCCGTGCCGAAGTCGCTGCCGGGCCTGACCATCGACGGCGACCGCGTGATCTCCTCGGACCACGCCCTCAAGCTCGACCGCATCCCGAAGTCCGCCGTGATCCTCGGCGGTGGCGTGATCGGTGTCGAGTTCGCGTCCGTCTGGAAGTCCTTCGGCGTCGACGTCACCATCGTCGAGGCCCTGCCGCACCTGGCCCCGCTGGAGGACGAGAACTCCTCCAAGCTGCTGGAGCGCGCCTTCCGCAAGCGCGGCATCAAGTTCGAGCTCAAGGCCCGCTTCTCCGGCGTCGAGTACACCGCCGACGGTGTCCGCGTCTCCACCGAGAACGGCAAGCAGATCGACGCCGACCTGCTGCTCGTCGCCATCGGCCGCGGCCCGGTCTCGGCCGGCCTCGGCTACGAGGAGAACGGCGTCGCGATGGACCGCGGCTACGTCCTCGTCGACGAGTACATGCGTACCAACGTGCCGACCATCTCGGCCGTCGGCGACCTCGTCCCGACCCTGCAGCTGGCCCACGTCGGCTTCGCCGAGGGCATCCTCGTCGCCGAGCGCCTGGCCGGCCTCAAGGCCGTGCCGATCGACTACGACGGCGTGCCGCGCGTGACCTACTGCAACCCCGAGGTCGCGTCCGTGGGCATCACCGAGGCCAAGGCCGTGGAGATCTACGGCAAGGACAAGGTCGTCACGCTCAAGTACAACCTGGCCGGCAACGGCAAGAGCAAGATCCTGAAGACCGCAGGCGAGATCAAGCTCGTCCAGGTCAAGGACGGCGCCGTGGTGGGTGTCCACATGGTCGGCGCCCGCATGGGTGAGCAGGTGGGCGAGGCTCAGCTGATCTACAACTGGGAGGCGCTGCCCGCCGAGGTCGCGCAGCTCATCCACGCGCACCCGTCGCAGTCCGAGGCCCTCGGCGAGGCGCACCTGGCGCTGGCCGGCAAGCCCCTGCACGCGCACGACTGATCGCGCCCCCAAGTTCACCCATCCTGCACGCAAGACTTGATAGGAGTCGCTGAAACCATGGCGGTCTCAGTAACACTGCCCGCGCTGGGCGAGAGCGTTTCCGAGGGCACTGTCACCCGTTGGCTGAAGGCCGAGGGTGAGCGGGTGGAGGCCGACGAGCCGCTGCTCGAGGTGTCGACCGACAAGGTCGACACCGAGATCCCCGCGCCGGTCTCCGGCATCCTGGCCGCGATCAAGGTCGCCGAGGACGAGACCGTCGAGGTCGGCGCCGAGCTGGCCATCATCGACGACGGCTCGGGTGCCCCGGTCGCCGCCGCTGCCGCTCCGGTGGCGGAGGCCGCTCCGGCCCCGGTCGCCGAGGCCCCGGCTGCTCCGGCCGCCCCGGCTCCGGTCGCCGCCGCGCCGGCTGCCGCTCCTGCCACTGACGCCACCCCGATCCTGCTCCCCGCGCTGGGCGAGTCGGTCACCGAGGGCACCGTCACCCGCTGGCTCAAGGCCGAGGGTGACACCGTCGAGGTCGACGAGCCGCTGCTCGAGGTCTCCACGGACAAGGTCGACACCGAGATCCCGTCGCCGGTCGCCGGTGTCCTGGTGAAGATCCTGGTCGGCGAGGACGAGGTCGCCGAGGTCGGCGCCCAGCTCGCGCTGATCGGCGCTGCGGGTGCGGTTGCCGCCGCTCCGGCCCCGGTTGCCGCTCCGGCTCCGGTTGCCGCTCCGGCTCCGGCCCCCGTGGCTGCCCCGGCTCCGGTTGCCCCGGCTCCGGCTCCGGTCGCTGCTCCGGCTCCCGTTGCCGCCGCCCCGGCTCCCGTGGCCGCTCCGGCCCCGGCTCCGGTTGCCCCGGCTGCTCCGGTTGCCGCCGCTCCGGCGGTGGACGCGGGCGACGCCTACGTGACCCCGCTGGTCCGTAAGCTCGCCGCCGAGCAGGGTGTGTCGCTCGCCTCCGTCACCGGCACCGGTGTCGGCGGCCGCATCCGCAAGCAGGACGTCATCGCCGCCGCCGAGGCGGCCAAGGCCGCTGCTGCCGCTCCGGCCGCCGCGGCTGCGCCGAAGGCTGCTGCGGCGCCGTCCCCGCTGCGCGGCCAGACCGTCAAGCTGACCCGCATGCGCAAGGTCATCGCTGACAACATGCTGAAGTCGATCCAGACCTCGGCGCAGCTGACCACCGTGGTCGAGGTGGACGTCACCAACGTGATGCGTCTGCGCGAGAAGGCCAAGGCCGGCTTCCTCGCCCGCGAGGGCGTCAAGCTCTCGCCGATGCCGTTCTTCGTCAAGGCCGCGACCGAGGCCCTCAAGGTCCACCCGGTCGTCAACTCGCGCCTGAACGACGACGACACCATCACCTACTTCGACGCCGAGCACGTGGGCATCGCGGTGGACACCGAGAAGGGCCTGATGGTCCCGGTCATCCACGGCGCGGGCGACCTCAACATCGCCGGCATCGCGAAGAAGACCGCCGACCTGGCCGCCCGAACCCGTGAGGGCAAGGTCAAGCCGGACGAGCTGGGTGGTGGCACCTTCACCATCACCAACACCGGCTCGCGCGGTGCGCTCTTCGACACCCCGATCATCAACATGCCGCAGTCGGCCATCCTCGGCATCGGCGCCACCGTCAAGCGCCCGGTCGTCGTGACCACGCCGGAGCTCGGCCAGACCATCGCGATCCGCGACATGGTCTACCTGGCCCTGTCGTACGACCACCGGATCGTGGACGGCGCCGACGCCGCCCGCTTCCTGGGCACCATCAAGGCCCGCCTGGAAGAGGGCGCCTTCGAGGGCGACCTCGGCCTGTAAGGCCACCGGTACGACCGGAACCCCCGCACCTGTCCCCGGACGGGTGCGGGGGTTCCGCGTTTCGCGCGCCCATCGCATGCGTTTGCCCCACCGAGCGGCGATGCTGGAGCGGTGATGTACGAGACGGACTTCTGGCAGCTGATCGACGAGACCAGGGACGCCGCCGACGGCGATCCCGACGACCAGGCCGAGGCGCTGGTGGAGCGGCTCGCCCAGTTGACGCCGGACGATGTCATCGACTTCGCCCGGCTCTTCGAGGCGAGGTTCCAGCGGGCGTACCGGACGGACCTGTGGGGAGCGGCGTACCTGCTCCTGGACGGGGCCTCGGAGGACGCCTTCGACTTCTTCCGGTGCTGGCTGATCGCACAGGGCCGGGAGATCTTCGAGGGCGCACTGCACGACCCGGACGAGCTGGCCGAGCTGCTGCCCGACTTCGACGAGGAGGAGGACGGCGACGCCGAGGACCTCGGCTATGCCGCCGACGAGGCGCACGAGCAGCTCACCGGGCTGCCGCTGCCCGACCTGGGGGTCGAGCAGCCGCGCCGGCCCGAAGGCGAGCCCTTCGACTTCGAGGACGCCGCCGTGATGGCGAAACGATTCCCCAAGTTGTGGGCCCGCTACGGGGATTGACCTCCGCAGCGGGCGGACCGGCGGTCAGACGCCGGCGCCGTTGCCCGTGGCCCTAATGCCCTGGACGATCCGGTCGAGCACGGTCGGCTTCGGCGCGTCCGGGTGGTCGTCCACCGAGCCGACCAGCACGGTGAATCCACCTCCCTGGGCCGGCACGGCCACCACCAGCACGTAGCCCTTGGCGCCCTCCTTGGGCGTCACGTACCAACGCTCCGCATAGCCGCTCACACCGGCGACGGTGGTCGTCCCCGAGACCAGCTCCTGGTGCGAGACCAGGTCACCGAAGAGTGCGGGGGCGAAGTCCGCCATGGCCTCCTGGGCCACCGACTTGGCGTCGGCGCCGTCGCTCGCCTGTGAGTCGATCGCGAAGTTGCCGCGGACGCAGCCGCCCTCGGAGGTGCAGGAGTACGGGGTGGTGGCGAGGTAGAGGGTGGTGCTCCCGTCGTGGTCGTCGGAGGTCCAGCCGGAGGGCAGCGGGACGCTCCAGCCGTGCCGGGTGTCCTTGACCGTGCCGTCGGGGCGGACCGGGGCCTTGGTGGTGGCCGAGGGTGCGGTGCCGGGCCGCTGCGACCGGTCCGGGCTCGGCTCGGCGCTGCTCGTGGCGGACTGCGGCGGCGGCGCGGAGAGGCTCGGGCCGTCGGACTCCATGCCGAGCCAGACGGCCGCGCCGATCACGGCGGCTGCGATGACCGCGATGGCG encodes:
- the lpdA gene encoding dihydrolipoyl dehydrogenase, with product MANDASTVFDVVILGGGSGGYAAALRAAQLGLSVALIEKGELGGTCLHRGCIPTKALLHAAEVADETREAAEFGVLATFQGIDIKGVHKYKDDVVSGLYKGLQGLVASRKVHYVTGEGKLSSQTSVDVNGQRIEGRHIVLATGSVPKSLPGLTIDGDRVISSDHALKLDRIPKSAVILGGGVIGVEFASVWKSFGVDVTIVEALPHLAPLEDENSSKLLERAFRKRGIKFELKARFSGVEYTADGVRVSTENGKQIDADLLLVAIGRGPVSAGLGYEENGVAMDRGYVLVDEYMRTNVPTISAVGDLVPTLQLAHVGFAEGILVAERLAGLKAVPIDYDGVPRVTYCNPEVASVGITEAKAVEIYGKDKVVTLKYNLAGNGKSKILKTAGEIKLVQVKDGAVVGVHMVGARMGEQVGEAQLIYNWEALPAEVAQLIHAHPSQSEALGEAHLALAGKPLHAHD
- the sucB gene encoding 2-oxoglutarate dehydrogenase, E2 component, dihydrolipoamide succinyltransferase yields the protein MAVSVTLPALGESVSEGTVTRWLKAEGERVEADEPLLEVSTDKVDTEIPAPVSGILAAIKVAEDETVEVGAELAIIDDGSGAPVAAAAAPVAEAAPAPVAEAPAAPAAPAPVAAAPAAAPATDATPILLPALGESVTEGTVTRWLKAEGDTVEVDEPLLEVSTDKVDTEIPSPVAGVLVKILVGEDEVAEVGAQLALIGAAGAVAAAPAPVAAPAPVAAPAPAPVAAPAPVAPAPAPVAAPAPVAAAPAPVAAPAPAPVAPAAPVAAAPAVDAGDAYVTPLVRKLAAEQGVSLASVTGTGVGGRIRKQDVIAAAEAAKAAAAAPAAAAAPKAAAAPSPLRGQTVKLTRMRKVIADNMLKSIQTSAQLTTVVEVDVTNVMRLREKAKAGFLAREGVKLSPMPFFVKAATEALKVHPVVNSRLNDDDTITYFDAEHVGIAVDTEKGLMVPVIHGAGDLNIAGIAKKTADLAARTREGKVKPDELGGGTFTITNTGSRGALFDTPIINMPQSAILGIGATVKRPVVVTTPELGQTIAIRDMVYLALSYDHRIVDGADAARFLGTIKARLEEGAFEGDLGL
- a CDS encoding DUF4240 domain-containing protein, which gives rise to MYETDFWQLIDETRDAADGDPDDQAEALVERLAQLTPDDVIDFARLFEARFQRAYRTDLWGAAYLLLDGASEDAFDFFRCWLIAQGREIFEGALHDPDELAELLPDFDEEEDGDAEDLGYAADEAHEQLTGLPLPDLGVEQPRRPEGEPFDFEDAAVMAKRFPKLWARYGD
- a CDS encoding DUF2510 domain-containing protein, giving the protein MSNSTPPGWYPVPEAGPAGGAQERWWDGSAWTGELRPAAGASAPQIADAPTQAWDGAGLSSPPPGPGYGYPQQAPAYGYPQQPPAYGYPQQPYAPQPAPRKNNTGLIVGLAIAVIAAAVIGAAVWLGMESDGPSLSAPPPQSATSSAEPSPDRSQRPGTAPSATTKAPVRPDGTVKDTRHGWSVPLPSGWTSDDHDGSTTLYLATTPYSCTSEGGCVRGNFAIDSQASDGADAKSVAQEAMADFAPALFGDLVSHQELVSGTTTVAGVSGYAERWYVTPKEGAKGYVLVVAVPAQGGGFTVLVGSVDDHPDAPKPTVLDRIVQGIRATGNGAGV